In Vanrija pseudolonga chromosome 4, complete sequence, a single window of DNA contains:
- the SPBC460.05_1 gene encoding putative transporter — MSDIQKVDVDTHEEEVEGIAPRGFKFADVFSRSDHAEFHNEAIARYGEDGAISPELEKRVRRKINRVILPCLGICYAFYYIDKTTLSYAAIFGINAPKEKDGLGLHGTQYAWLSSIFYWGWLAWSIPSNLIMQKTPVTSYLAFNIMLWGVFLMAQAGAHSFAALAVFRVLSGAFEAIADPAFMLITSMWYTTSEQPAAISFWYTFNGVGVGIGGLIGYGIGQIKGSLPSWRYEFLIVGAVCSAWSIALLFLVPNNHASAWWLTREERLVAVARLRHNQTGIANRKFKMDQFIECMLDPKTWCFFLIGFLGAVPNGGISNFSTLVIKGLGFDTLHTTLLGLPQGAFVCVWIISGAVLNHYLPPNSRTWVCMLYMLPTIGGSLGFLLAPKNAYVARLICFYLTGSYQTSFVINLSIITSNTAGQTKKMLTNALIWFGSCVGSIASPFFYKASQAPTYPLGIASMLATNILELLCFVWLRWYLIRQNKKKDAARAQAQSDVPHVNATTFSDLTDKQNPNFRYVY, encoded by the exons ATGTCTGACATTCAGAAAGTTGACGTTGACACccacgaggaggaggtcgagggcatcGCTCCTCGCGGCTTCAAGTTCGCCGACGT GTTCAGCCGCTCTGACCACGCCGAGTTCCACAATGAGGCTATTGCCCGTTATGGTGAGGATGGAGCCATTTCCCCCGAGCTGGAGAAGAGAGTCCGCCGCAAGATCAATAGGGTTATTCTTCCTTG TTTGGGCATTTGCTATGCCTTCTACTACATCG ACAAGACTACTCTGAGCTACGCGGCCATCTTTG GAATCAACGCACCGAAGGAGAAGGATGGCCTCGGACTCCACGGGACTCAGTACGCTTGGCTCTCGTCCATCTTCTACTGG GGCTGGCTCGCTTGGTCGATTCCGAGTAACCTCATCATGCAAAAGACACCGGTCACGTCTTACCTTG CCTTCAACATCATGCTCTGGGGTGTCTTCCTCATGGCCCAGGCTGGTGCCCACTCCTTTGCAGCTCTCGCTGTCTTCCGCGTGCTCTCGGGTGCCTTTGAGGCGATTGCAGACCCGGCTTTC atgCTCATCACAAGCATGTGGTACACGACCTCCGAGCAACCAG CCGCCATCAGCTTTTGGTACACCTTCaacggcgtcggtgtcggtaTTGGCGGTCTAATCGGGTACGGTATTGGACAGATCAAGGGGTCGCTTCCATCGTGGCGCTACGA ATTCCTCATCGTCGGTGCTGTTTGCTCGGCGTGGTCCATCGCGCTCCTTTTCCTCGTGCCGAATAAccacgcctcggcgtggtggctCACCCGCGAAGAGCGTCTCGTGGCTGTCGCGCGTCTCCGCCACAACCAGACTGGTATCGCGAACCGCAAGTTCAAGATGGACCAGTTTATCGAGTGTATGCTTGACCCGAAGACGTGGTGCTTTTTCTTGATCGGTTTC CTCGGTGCTGTACCGAATGGCG GCATCTCCAACTTCTCGACACTTGTGATCAAGGGCCTTGG CTTCGACACTCTTCACAccacgctcctcggccttccCCAAGGTGCCTTCGTCTGCGTCTGGATCATTTCTGGCGCAGTGCTGAACCACTACCTCCCTCCGAACTCGCGGACTTGGGTTTGCAT GCTCTACATGCTACCCACCATTGGCGGGTCGCTTGggttcctcctcgcccccaaAAACGCTTACGTGGCACGTTTGATCTGCTTCTACCTTACTGGCTCGTACCAGACGAGTTTTGTGATCAACCTATCAATTATCACGTCCAACACGGCCGGACAAACCAAGAAGATGTTGACGA ACGCGCTCATCTGGTTCGGTTCCTGCGTCGGTTCCATTGCCTCTCCGTTCTTTTACAAGGCGTCTCAGGCACCCACTTACCCTCTCGGGATCGCCAGCATGCTCGCCACCAACATCCTTGAACTCTTGTGCTTTGTCTGGCTGCGGTGGTATCTGATTCGCCagaacaagaagaaggacgcggCTAGAGCTCAGGCACAGTCTGACGTTCCCCACGTCAACGCGACCACGTTCAGCGATCTGACGGATAAGCAGAATCCAAA CTTCCGATACGTGTATTAG
- the SPAC1F7.11c_6 gene encoding putative transcriptional regulatory protein yields the protein MPAVRESSAAAEAHEANGTPAPRPGKNCAECRRLKVKCDRKIPCSACVRRGCAAMCPGESFPIKELFSERQTLLDKVKDLEALVKELSRREVRRSPPPSALDGLGLLGAAGARASFEARRSEGEEAADMLRNEQRRVQLESPHDDVEVDEELGDRVKNSGTLVVSGGRSRYLGGSAMPLWLSEPQGGGDVADTRPPSPTRSQSPNHPFHTDPSSSSIFGVPSTRRYAQAVAELPSKDEGWILVESNYRHLAWNGSALSRDEFAVIYDSVYANLNTDPKGFTDTCLAFQRIAMVYIVLALGTLVSLELPLDDPTGKFYFDMARQCLVNGRFLTLTTLIGVQTTSLMARYCSYAGMRSGTDLAWQMRGLAMRLVLSMGLHRDGQSWNLSEEDLNNRRKVFWEAFSHDVFLSRCWDRPTGIAANQYDTKFPDDYYIPASNYFELHRCKLSILVKRALDESLQVQPSPYSHVVEIWQSIVKAEAEVPFNLRCRATARAMVSRYTTQLAADAATPEPSRKDLKLTFQQHSLTLDYCAAVFLLLRPYFVHALYTFPEDPTHSPYADAYLAVIERSSMMIAMLRSIHSLFPLLSTRHWQFWSHAFSSAVCMATVCAVSPTSPLVTLAMAELESVINLLQSILSSLPHRELRKNLDWLLRLRERAKAKTLAARNAAANHESGSTEGEPDGPAAKDPEEHLMLVGWRTRLIELGEGRPQVNIVAMPPVELPPPPADLQPDAMLPMVSGLDTQPPIWVDMISSTSRQPLGDTGEIVQQEGISPDFLQQLLGAPVGQPFPIDVWPETNTDDFNQIVFDLQNFLG from the exons ATGCCGGCCGTGCGCGAGTCATCCGcagccgccgaggcccaTGAAGCCAATGGCACACCCGCACCCAGACCAGGCAAGAACTGTGCCG AATGCCGGCGCTTGAAGGTCAAGTGTGATAGGAAGA TtccgtgctcggcgtgcgtgcggcgcgggtgcgcggCCATGTGCCCCGGCGAGTCGTTCCCCATCAAGGAGCT GTTCTCGGAGCGCCAGACACTGCTTgacaaggtcaaggacctcgaggcgctcgtcaaggagctctcgcggcgcgaggtgcgccgcagcccgccaccgagcgcgctcgacggcctcgggctcctcggtGCCGCTGGCGCACGCGCGAGCTTCGAGGCTCGCCGGtcagagggcgaggaagcaGCCGACATGCTGCGTAatgagcagcggcgcgtgcagctcgagtcgccgcacgacgacgtcgaggtggacgaggagctaGGAGACCGGGTCAAGAACTCGGGCACGCTCGTCGTTTCGGGCGGGAGATCGAGATATCTCGGTGGATCCGCCATGCCGCTATGGCTCTCCGAG cCCCAAGGCGGTGGAGATGTGGCAgacacccgcccgccgtcgccgacacgctcgcagTCGCCCAACCATCCATTCCACACCGACccatcctcgagctccatCTTCGGCGTCCCCTCAACACGGCGGTACGCACAGGCggtggccgagctgccgtCCAAGGACGAGGGGTGGATCCTCGTCGAGAGCAACTACAGACACTTGGCGTGGAACGGGTCGGCGCTGAGCCGTGACGAGTTTGCCGTTATCTACGACAGCGTGTACGCCAACCTCAACACCGACCCCAAGGGGTTCACCGATACGTGCCTTGCGTTCCAGCGTATCGCGATGGTATAcatcgtgctcgcgctcggcacccTCGTCAGTCTCGAGTTGCCACTGGACGACCCGACGGGAAAGTTCTACTTTGACATGGCTCGCCAGTGTCTCGTCAACGGACGGTTCTTAACTTTGACAACGTTGATTGGCGTGCAGACGACT TCGCTCATGGCGCGGTACTGCTCGTACGCGGGCATGCGCAGCGGGACAGACCTCGCGTGGCAGATGCGTGGTTTGGCAATGCGTCTTGTCCTTTCG ATGGGCCTCCACCGCGATGGACAGAGCTGGAACCTGTCCGAGGAAGACCTGAACAACAGGCGCAAGGTGTTCTGGGAGGCCTTCAGCCACGACGTGTTTCTG TCACGGTGCTGGGACAGGCC AACAGGCATCGCTGCTAACCAGTACGACACCAAGTTCCCCGACGACTACTACATCCCCGCAAGCAACTACTTTGAGCTGCACCGCTGCAAGCTGTCGATCCTGGTCAAGAG GGCGCTGGACGAGTCACTCCAGGTCCAGCCGTCGCCATACTCGCATGTCGTGGAGATCTGGCAGAGCAT TgtgaaggccgaggccgaggtgcccTTCAATCTGAGGTGCCGAGCAACGGCACGCGCCATGGTCTCGCGATACACTACccagctcgctgccgacgctgcTACCCCCGAGCCCAGCCGGAAGGACCTCAAACTCACATTCCAG CAACACTCCCTCACGCTCGACTACTGCGCAGctgtcttcctcctcctgaGGCCGTACTTTGTCCACGCGCTGTACACGTTCCCCGAGGACCCGACGCACTCGCCATACGCGGACGCCTACCTCGCTGTCATTGAGCGGAGTAGT ATGATGATTGCCATGCTGAGAAGTATCCACTCGCTGTTCCCTCTGTTGAGCACCAGGCATTGGCAGTTCTGG TCGCACGCGTTCTCGTCGGCAGTCTGCATGGCGACTGTGTGCGCCGTGTCCCCTACGTCACCCCTCGTGACCCTCGccatggccgagctcgagtcaGTCATCAACCTGCTCCAGTCGATCCTCTCGTCGCTGCCACAccgcgagctgcgcaagaACCTTGACTGGCTGCTCCGCCTCCGCGAACGTGCCAAAGCCAAaacgctggcggcgcgcaacGCAGCTGCAAACCACGAGAGTGGATCGACCGAGGGCGAGCCAGACGGCCCGGCAGCCAAGGACCCAGAAGAGCACCTCATGCTGGTTGGCTGGAGAACCCGCTTgatcgagctcggcgagggcagaCCACAGGTAAACATTGTCGCCATGCCGCCTgtcgagctgccgccgccacctgccGACCTGCAGCCGGACGCCATGCTGCCCATGGTGTCGGGCCTCGACACCCAGCCGCCAATCTGGGTCGACAtgatctcgtcgacgtcgaggcagCCGCTgggcgacacgggcgagaTTGTGCAGCAGGAGGGGATCTCGCCGGACTTT tTGCAACAGCTCCTCGGTGCGCCGGTCGGCCAGCCGTTCCCCATCGACGTGTGGCCCGAGACCAAT ACCGACGACTTCAACCAGATCGTGTTCGACCTGCAAAACTTCCTGGGCTAA
- the SPAC1F7.11c_6 gene encoding putative transcriptional regulatory protein — MPAVRESSAAAEAHEANGTPAPRPGKNCAECRRLKVKCDRKIPCSACVRRGCAAMCPGESFPIKELFSERQTLLDKVKDLEALVKELSRREVRRSPPPSALDGLGLLGAAGARASFEARRSEGEEAADMLRNEQRRVQLESPHDDVEVDEELGDRVKNSGTLVVSGGRSRYLGGSAMPLWLSEPQGGGDVADTRPPSPTRSQSPNHPFHTDPSSSSIFGVPSTRRYAQAVAELPSKDEGWILVESNYRHLAWNGSALSRDEFAVIYDSVYANLNTDPKGFTDTCLAFQRIAMVYIVLALGTLVSLELPLDDPTGKFYFDMARQCLVNGRFLTLTTLIGVQTTSLMARYCSYAGMRSGTDLAWQMRGLAMRLVLSMGLHRDGQSWNLSEEDLNNRRKVFWEAFSHDVFLVFTVLGQAVRFQVLCRADLPRTGIAANQYDTKFPDDYYIPASNYFELHRCKLSILVKRALDESLQVQPSPYSHVVEIWQSIVKAEAEVPFNLRCRATARAMVSRYTTQLAADAATPEPSRKDLKLTFQQHSLTLDYCAAVFLLLRPYFVHALYTFPEDPTHSPYADAYLAVIERSSMMIAMLRSIHSLFPLLSTRHWQFWSHAFSSAVCMATVCAVSPTSPLVTLAMAELESVINLLQSILSSLPHRELRKNLDWLLRLRERAKAKTLAARNAAANHESGSTEGEPDGPAAKDPEEHLMLVGWRTRLIELGEGRPQVNIVAMPPVELPPPPADLQPDAMLPMVSGLDTQPPIWVDMISSTSRQPLGDTGEIVQQEGISPDFLQQLLGAPVGQPFPIDVWPETNTDDFNQIVFDLQNFLG; from the exons ATGCCGGCCGTGCGCGAGTCATCCGcagccgccgaggcccaTGAAGCCAATGGCACACCCGCACCCAGACCAGGCAAGAACTGTGCCG AATGCCGGCGCTTGAAGGTCAAGTGTGATAGGAAGA TtccgtgctcggcgtgcgtgcggcgcgggtgcgcggCCATGTGCCCCGGCGAGTCGTTCCCCATCAAGGAGCT GTTCTCGGAGCGCCAGACACTGCTTgacaaggtcaaggacctcgaggcgctcgtcaaggagctctcgcggcgcgaggtgcgccgcagcccgccaccgagcgcgctcgacggcctcgggctcctcggtGCCGCTGGCGCACGCGCGAGCTTCGAGGCTCGCCGGtcagagggcgaggaagcaGCCGACATGCTGCGTAatgagcagcggcgcgtgcagctcgagtcgccgcacgacgacgtcgaggtggacgaggagctaGGAGACCGGGTCAAGAACTCGGGCACGCTCGTCGTTTCGGGCGGGAGATCGAGATATCTCGGTGGATCCGCCATGCCGCTATGGCTCTCCGAG cCCCAAGGCGGTGGAGATGTGGCAgacacccgcccgccgtcgccgacacgctcgcagTCGCCCAACCATCCATTCCACACCGACccatcctcgagctccatCTTCGGCGTCCCCTCAACACGGCGGTACGCACAGGCggtggccgagctgccgtCCAAGGACGAGGGGTGGATCCTCGTCGAGAGCAACTACAGACACTTGGCGTGGAACGGGTCGGCGCTGAGCCGTGACGAGTTTGCCGTTATCTACGACAGCGTGTACGCCAACCTCAACACCGACCCCAAGGGGTTCACCGATACGTGCCTTGCGTTCCAGCGTATCGCGATGGTATAcatcgtgctcgcgctcggcacccTCGTCAGTCTCGAGTTGCCACTGGACGACCCGACGGGAAAGTTCTACTTTGACATGGCTCGCCAGTGTCTCGTCAACGGACGGTTCTTAACTTTGACAACGTTGATTGGCGTGCAGACGACT TCGCTCATGGCGCGGTACTGCTCGTACGCGGGCATGCGCAGCGGGACAGACCTCGCGTGGCAGATGCGTGGTTTGGCAATGCGTCTTGTCCTTTCG ATGGGCCTCCACCGCGATGGACAGAGCTGGAACCTGTCCGAGGAAGACCTGAACAACAGGCGCAAGGTGTTCTGGGAGGCCTTCAGCCACGACGTGTTTCTGGTAT TCACGGTGCTGGGACAGGCCGTGAGGTTCCAGGTTCTGTGCCGTGCTGACCTCCCCAGAACAGGCATCGCTGCTAACCAGTACGACACCAAGTTCCCCGACGACTACTACATCCCCGCAAGCAACTACTTTGAGCTGCACCGCTGCAAGCTGTCGATCCTGGTCAAGAG GGCGCTGGACGAGTCACTCCAGGTCCAGCCGTCGCCATACTCGCATGTCGTGGAGATCTGGCAGAGCAT TgtgaaggccgaggccgaggtgcccTTCAATCTGAGGTGCCGAGCAACGGCACGCGCCATGGTCTCGCGATACACTACccagctcgctgccgacgctgcTACCCCCGAGCCCAGCCGGAAGGACCTCAAACTCACATTCCAG CAACACTCCCTCACGCTCGACTACTGCGCAGctgtcttcctcctcctgaGGCCGTACTTTGTCCACGCGCTGTACACGTTCCCCGAGGACCCGACGCACTCGCCATACGCGGACGCCTACCTCGCTGTCATTGAGCGGAGTAGT ATGATGATTGCCATGCTGAGAAGTATCCACTCGCTGTTCCCTCTGTTGAGCACCAGGCATTGGCAGTTCTGG TCGCACGCGTTCTCGTCGGCAGTCTGCATGGCGACTGTGTGCGCCGTGTCCCCTACGTCACCCCTCGTGACCCTCGccatggccgagctcgagtcaGTCATCAACCTGCTCCAGTCGATCCTCTCGTCGCTGCCACAccgcgagctgcgcaagaACCTTGACTGGCTGCTCCGCCTCCGCGAACGTGCCAAAGCCAAaacgctggcggcgcgcaacGCAGCTGCAAACCACGAGAGTGGATCGACCGAGGGCGAGCCAGACGGCCCGGCAGCCAAGGACCCAGAAGAGCACCTCATGCTGGTTGGCTGGAGAACCCGCTTgatcgagctcggcgagggcagaCCACAGGTAAACATTGTCGCCATGCCGCCTgtcgagctgccgccgccacctgccGACCTGCAGCCGGACGCCATGCTGCCCATGGTGTCGGGCCTCGACACCCAGCCGCCAATCTGGGTCGACAtgatctcgtcgacgtcgaggcagCCGCTgggcgacacgggcgagaTTGTGCAGCAGGAGGGGATCTCGCCGGACTTT tTGCAACAGCTCCTCGGTGCGCCGGTCGGCCAGCCGTTCCCCATCGACGTGTGGCCCGAGACCAAT ACCGACGACTTCAACCAGATCGTGTTCGACCTGCAAAACTTCCTGGGCTAA
- the mtr_15 gene encoding N amino acid transport system protein, with amino-acid sequence MTSDKITTNEKQGGDVEILGVKEMDAVEVDAVFGFQGEGHIHYTSMGWVQAAIILLKTQVGLGVLAMPSMLQMVGAVPGTIIIVGLGILTTWCDYVVGTFKRNHPEVYSVADAGYIMFGNFGRELFSVAYWCFTVGVAGAAMVAISIGFNAITDHATCTVVWVVMAAAISCAAASIQTLNKISLIGWAGVVGIFTAVIMVTIAVGVQERPAAAPKTGPWEKDTHAFINAPIWDVVSVLSTVLFSYSGTPAFFGVISEMKKPQDYNKSLAVCQFLTTGLFTSIGLVVYFKAGQYLSTPALGSAGVLIKKVSYGIALLGLFASAILFVHCAAKLIFVRVMRNSPHLTALTPTHYIVWFGTTVTCATLAFILAESIPFFGSLLGLIGALFSTLMTLQATGWMWLFDNWHRRTQANPGWGFWPMVALNVFVIVLGFFIQITGVIAAGMDIRNQYRKGAVDRPFSCKDNSK; translated from the exons ATGACCAGCGACAAGATCACGACAAACGAAaagcagggcggcgacgtcgagatcctcggcgtcaaggagatggacgcggtcgaggtcgacgccgtgttcgGGTTCCAGGGCGAGGGGCATATCCACTACACGTCGATGGGGTG GGTCCAAGCCgccatcatcctcctcaagacgcaggtcggcctcggcgtgctcgccatgCCGTCGATGCTGCAGatggtcggcgcggtgccgGGGACGATCA tcatcgtcggcctcgggATCCTCACCACATGGTGCGACTACGTCGTGGGCACGTTCAAGCGCAACCACCCCGAGGTGTACTCTGTCGCCGATGCGGGCTACATCATGTTCGGCAACTTTGGCCGCGAGCTGTTCAGCGTCGCATACTGGTGCTTCACTGTCGGTGTGGCGGGCGCAGCGATGGTCGCGATTTCGATCGGGTTTAATGCGATTACCGACCACGCTACGTGTACCGTTGTCTGGGTCGTCATG gccgccgccatctcTTGTGCCGCTGCATCGATCCAGACGCTCAACAAGATCAGTCTTATTGGATGGGCCGGGGTCGTAGGAATCTTTACAGCTGTGATCATGGTCACGATCGCGGTCGGCGTGCAGGAGcgtcccgccgccgccccgaaGACCGGGCCTTGGGAGAAGGACACCCACGCGTTCATCAACGCGCCGATCTGGGACGTCGTCAGCGTGCTCTCTACCGTCCTTT TCTCGTACTCTGGCACCCCGGCCTTCTTCGGCGTCATCTCGGAGATGAAGAAGCCGCAGGACTACAACAAGTCTCTCGCCGTGTGCCAGTTCCTCACGACCGGCCTTTTCACCTCCATCGGCCTGGTGGTGTACTTCAAGGCGGGGCAGTACCTCTCCACTCCGGCGCTCGGCTCAGCCGGCGTCCTGATCAAGAAGGTGTCCTACGGCATCGCCCTGCTGGGCCTGTTCGCGAGCGCGATCCTCTTCGTGCActgcgccgccaagctcatCTTCGTGCGCGTCATGCGCAACTCGCCGCACCTGACcgccttgacgccgacgcactACATCGTGTGGTTCGGCACGACGGTCACGTGTGCGACACTCGCGTTCATCCTTGCCGAGTCGATCCCGTTCTTcggctcgctcctcggcctgatCGGCGCGCTGTTCTCCACCCTCATGACGCTGCAGGCCACGGGGTGGATGTGGCTCTTCGACAACTGGCACCGCCGCACTCAGGCCAACCCCGGCTGGGGCTTCTGGCCCATGGTCGCGCTCAACGTGTTTGTGATCGTGCTGGGCTTCTTCATCCAGATCACGGGCGTGATTGCTGCTGGCATGGACATCAGGAACCAGTACCGCAAGGGTGCGGTCGACCGCCCCTTCTCGTGCAAGGACAACTCGAAGTAA